The proteins below come from a single Methyloprofundus sedimenti genomic window:
- a CDS encoding peptidylprolyl isomerase, which produces MKLKVIPFLLAGSVLLTACQQNANNITSPTIQKEDAVAVVNGQYISKFALETLTEEVSERARGQKIPTEKLIDELVRRKLLVQQAESKHLDQTPETQERLAMMKNALLSQLAIEDYMKANPVTDSELKAEYDKQIAAVAGTEYKASHILVPEESEAVLIIAELDKGADFAELAKTKSTGPSKTQGGDLGWFAAKQMVPEFSAAVVALENGKYTETPVKTQFGWHVILREDSREQTPPPFEAVKAQLEPLVQRQKMTAYLDSLLKDAKVEILISDEQPEPVAVIETVTEEATPTTDTVTDTVEEITPTSDTVTETVDEVEAVPTAE; this is translated from the coding sequence ATGAAATTAAAAGTAATCCCTTTTTTACTAGCAGGATCTGTTTTATTAACTGCTTGTCAACAAAATGCCAATAACATTACTTCACCTACCATTCAGAAAGAAGATGCAGTTGCGGTTGTTAATGGTCAATATATCAGCAAATTTGCTCTGGAAACTTTGACCGAAGAAGTTAGCGAACGTGCTCGTGGACAAAAAATTCCAACTGAGAAACTTATAGATGAACTCGTACGACGTAAGTTATTAGTTCAGCAAGCTGAAAGCAAGCACCTTGACCAGACACCTGAAACACAAGAACGTCTAGCCATGATGAAAAATGCGCTGTTATCACAGCTTGCTATTGAAGATTACATGAAAGCAAACCCTGTTACAGATTCTGAACTAAAAGCTGAATATGATAAACAAATCGCTGCAGTTGCTGGAACAGAATATAAAGCAAGTCATATTTTAGTACCTGAAGAGAGTGAGGCTGTATTAATTATTGCTGAACTTGATAAAGGTGCTGATTTTGCAGAGTTGGCTAAAACAAAATCTACCGGCCCGTCCAAAACACAAGGCGGTGATTTAGGCTGGTTTGCTGCTAAGCAAATGGTTCCAGAATTTTCAGCGGCCGTGGTTGCTTTAGAAAATGGCAAATATACTGAAACACCGGTTAAAACTCAGTTTGGCTGGCATGTCATTTTACGCGAAGATTCAAGAGAGCAAACACCACCTCCATTTGAAGCAGTTAAGGCACAGCTAGAACCTTTAGTTCAAAGACAAAAAATGACGGCTTATCTAGATTCACTACTTAAAGATGCAAAAGTTGAAATTCTTATTTCAGACGAACAACCTGAACCAGTAGCTGTTATTGAAACAGTCACTGAGGAAGCAACCCCAACAACTGACACTGTCACTGACACAGTAGAAGAAATAACACCTACCTCGGATACTGTCACTGAAACAGTAGATGAAGTAGAAGCAGTACCTACTGCAGAGTAG
- a CDS encoding BolA family protein — protein MTVDLIKSLLTVSLTPEQLEVADNSQAHAGHAGARSGGGHYHVRIVSSAFEGKSLVQRHQLIYKALGDLMKHEIHALGIDAFTPTESH, from the coding sequence ATGACCGTTGATTTAATTAAATCATTACTTACAGTATCCTTAACACCCGAGCAACTTGAAGTAGCCGATAATAGTCAGGCTCACGCTGGCCATGCCGGTGCTCGAAGTGGTGGTGGCCATTATCATGTGCGAATTGTATCCAGTGCTTTTGAAGGTAAATCATTAGTACAGCGCCACCAACTAATTTATAAAGCCCTGGGCGATTTGATGAAACACGAAATTCATGCCCTGGGTATAGATGCTTTCACACCAACTGAGTCACACTAG
- a CDS encoding YciI family protein, with translation MLYAILSEDIAESLEKRMSARPAHLERLQALQNEGRLVIAGPHPAVDSNTSGDTGFTGSLVIAEFDNLTAAKNWADNDPYIDAGVYAKVSVKPFKQVFPQ, from the coding sequence ATGTTATACGCTATCCTAAGTGAGGATATTGCTGAAAGCCTGGAAAAAAGAATGTCTGCACGCCCTGCACATCTAGAACGCTTGCAGGCCCTTCAGAATGAAGGTCGCCTCGTCATCGCAGGCCCGCACCCAGCCGTTGACAGTAACACATCAGGTGATACAGGCTTTACTGGCAGCCTGGTCATTGCCGAATTTGATAATTTAACAGCGGCAAAAAACTGGGCTGATAATGACCCTTATATTGATGCAGGTGTTTATGCAAAAGTTTCCGTTAAACCTTTTAAGCAGGTATTCCCACAATGA
- a CDS encoding septation protein A, with protein MNKLLFDFFPIVLFFIAYKTYDLFVATAVVIAATFVQVGYNWFRHRKVETMQWVTLGLMVVMGGATLYLQDEQFIKWKLTIIEWLFGIVILGSHFIGKKTIIEKMMGGNIELPNKIWSILNFVWALFFISVGCINIYVMFNYDTETWVEFKTFGVPALMSVFILLQVIFMYRFMPDTESESKE; from the coding sequence ATGAATAAACTACTTTTTGATTTTTTCCCTATCGTCCTGTTTTTTATCGCTTATAAAACCTACGACTTATTTGTTGCCACTGCTGTTGTTATTGCCGCAACCTTCGTACAGGTTGGCTATAACTGGTTTAGGCACAGAAAAGTAGAAACAATGCAGTGGGTTACTTTAGGCTTAATGGTTGTCATGGGTGGAGCAACCTTATATTTGCAAGATGAGCAATTTATCAAATGGAAATTAACCATTATTGAATGGTTATTTGGCATAGTCATTCTTGGCAGCCATTTTATCGGCAAAAAAACCATTATTGAAAAAATGATGGGGGGTAATATTGAATTACCAAATAAAATCTGGTCTATTTTAAATTTTGTATGGGCGCTATTCTTTATTAGTGTTGGCTGTATCAATATTTATGTGATGTTTAATTACGATACTGAAACCTGGGTTGAGTTTAAAACTTTTGGAGTCCCTGCATTAATGTCCGTCTTTATTTTGCTACAGGTTATTTTTATGTATCGCTTCATGCCTGACACGGAATCTGAATCAAAGGAATAA
- a CDS encoding DUF1244 domain-containing protein, whose amino-acid sequence MDVNTQTQLEAAAFRQLIVHLQEHTEVQNIDLMNLADFCRNCLAKWYMAAAQAEGVPMNYDVAREYVYGMPYDEWKDQFQKQATAEQLAIFESKKQQ is encoded by the coding sequence ATGGACGTTAATACGCAAACGCAACTTGAAGCAGCCGCTTTTCGGCAATTAATAGTGCATTTACAAGAACATACAGAAGTACAAAATATTGATTTAATGAATTTAGCCGATTTTTGCCGTAATTGTCTGGCAAAATGGTATATGGCTGCTGCACAGGCAGAAGGCGTGCCTATGAATTATGATGTTGCGCGAGAATATGTTTATGGTATGCCTTATGACGAATGGAAAGATCAATTTCAAAAACAGGCAACCGCTGAACAACTCGCTATATTTGAAAGTAAAAAACAACAGTAA
- a CDS encoding ABC transporter permease, producing the protein MIILWTDALIYILISVITLLLLNLRGKEHFVRPWEKITHNRTAMTALVFLVFFLFIGLLDSIHFRPSGSQNNDIISVFDYWANPIRLRHEKTYSAPFSAYLYSKELIMVADQAPYWGYPRLEYGGSHLSDVQAEKIADILHKAWIGFVKGSSVIIIFFYAYHWLWHQTSFNNKTVNTVFSTLLFLSTLSYMLVELSADYHVMGTDKVGEDVFYQTLKSIRTGLVIGSLTTLIMLPLAIIFGILAGFFRGWVDDIIQYVYTTLNSIPGVLLIAASILMVQVYMANHQEQFTSLVVRADMRLLFLCLILGVTSWTGLCRMLRAETLKLREMEYVLAAQALGVPRYAILYRHILPNVMHIVLISVVLDFSSLVLAEAVLSYVNIGVDPTTYSWGNMINGARLEMAREPIVWWSLSASFVFMFTLVLAANLFADSVRDAFDPRLAQS; encoded by the coding sequence ATGATCATTTTATGGACTGATGCACTGATTTATATACTTATATCGGTCATCACCTTACTTTTACTGAATTTACGCGGCAAAGAACATTTTGTACGCCCATGGGAAAAAATTACACATAACAGAACAGCAATGACTGCGCTAGTTTTTCTGGTATTTTTTCTGTTTATTGGTTTATTAGACTCAATACATTTTAGACCGAGTGGCAGTCAAAATAATGACATTATCAGTGTATTTGATTATTGGGCTAACCCGATACGTTTACGTCATGAAAAAACTTATTCTGCTCCTTTTTCGGCATATTTATACAGTAAGGAATTAATAATGGTCGCTGATCAGGCGCCTTATTGGGGGTACCCCCGCTTGGAATATGGGGGTAGTCATTTAAGTGATGTTCAAGCAGAAAAAATTGCTGATATATTACACAAAGCGTGGATCGGTTTTGTTAAAGGTTCGTCCGTTATCATAATCTTTTTTTATGCTTATCACTGGTTATGGCATCAAACGAGTTTTAATAATAAAACAGTCAATACGGTTTTTTCCACCCTTTTATTTTTGAGTACTCTCAGTTATATGTTAGTGGAGCTTTCTGCTGATTATCATGTGATGGGTACGGATAAAGTGGGAGAAGATGTTTTTTATCAGACACTTAAAAGTATCCGCACAGGGTTGGTGATAGGCTCTTTAACCACGCTTATTATGCTGCCTTTAGCTATAATTTTCGGTATTTTAGCGGGTTTTTTTCGCGGCTGGGTAGATGATATTATTCAGTATGTTTACACTACGTTAAACTCAATTCCCGGGGTATTGCTAATTGCCGCATCTATTCTAATGGTACAAGTGTATATGGCGAACCATCAGGAGCAGTTTACCAGTCTGGTGGTGCGAGCCGATATGCGCCTGCTATTTCTTTGTTTAATTTTAGGTGTGACTAGCTGGACCGGCCTGTGTCGTATGCTCCGCGCGGAAACCTTAAAGTTGCGTGAAATGGAATATGTACTGGCTGCACAGGCATTAGGTGTTCCTCGCTATGCTATTTTGTATCGTCATATTCTGCCCAATGTGATGCATATCGTACTTATTTCTGTGGTCCTGGATTTCAGTTCTTTGGTGCTGGCCGAAGCGGTGTTGTCATACGTCAATATCGGCGTTGATCCAACGACTTATAGCTGGGGAAACATGATAAACGGTGCACGTCTGGAAATGGCACGTGAGCCAATAGTCTGGTGGTCATTGTCGGCATCTTTTGTGTTT